TCGAGGTTGCCGGATCGAAAGTCCGATTCGCCTCCGCCGAGGACCTCATCGTGCACAAGGTGCTCGCCGGCAGGCCCAGAGACCTCGAAGACGTTCGATCGGTTCTATTGAAGAATCCGAAGCTCGATCAGCGCCTGGTATCAGAAGTACTTTCTGACCTTCAGGAATCGCTCGACCTGGGATCGACCCTCGTAGATAGATTCACCGGAATCGTGAATGGTCTCGGTCGCGAACAGGGCTGATAGGACACCAGAAGCCTACTCGATCAGCTCGGCGAGCGAGCGCAGGCCGTCCGGGTCGAGGATGGTGACGTGGCGGGGCGCGGCCTCGAGCACGCCGTCGTCCTCGAGGCGGCGGAAGGTGCGCGAGAGGACCTCCGGCGCCGTGCCGCACTGGGCGGCGATGAGGTTGCGCGGCTCGGAAAGCTCGATGCGATCTCCCGGCTGCAGCTCGCGC
The sequence above is drawn from the Acidobacteriota bacterium genome and encodes:
- a CDS encoding helix-turn-helix domain-containing protein encodes the protein RELQPGDRIELSEPRNLIAAQCGTAPEVLSRTFRRLEDDGVLEAAPRHVTILDPDGLRSLAELIE